ttaagctcatggtataaaattattttatagaagttgtataaaagaaaaaatgagttaatattattagaaaatgaattttatatttaagaatataacttactataaattaatattgtatctatattattttaaattaatattatttctagccactgtattatataattggtAGCATTActtcaaacattaatttaagtaCTCTAAAATTATTCTTGTATGTTCACTGCTGtattgtagtttttaaaaagttttataaaattattaagctatttaaaaattgGTCATAtctcataatatacaattgttttataatCCTGTGTTCAATTTCTGAGTTTCTAATAATTTAGGGTACTGCAAGGCTCTATACggtattatacaaacaaaaaataaaaaccgtatTTTAGCatctttacataataaattatacaataataagaaagtcacattaaatttttatgagcgtttgaagttcatatttttacaagattggatattcacttgatttctcacgtagcaattttcttattttgttgtaattcaaaaactaataactgtatttacatgaaaatttcacggTATGTCCgtcatattcaaatttaatacaatccattacaatgacccacttgcaacctactgtacagcaaagcgacatccactttcccacctttttatttttattataatttcagaactgtgtgttattaaatgttaaatgacgatcatattaaaaaatgtattaaattatattactttaaatgtaggtaggtttagtaataaataatactctTATCCTTTAGTCCTatgtttgttaaatattatattatattataattaaaatagttgcAGAAAAGGGGCCAATATCGGCAATTTATATTAGTACTGAGCACCAAATCCGGATCAATCCATATCCGGATTACCGATCCGGATTGATCTGGATTGAAACAAAAGCAACAATCCGTTTAATCTGGATTAAAATACTCAATCCGGATTATGATATAAATCCggtttattatgaaaaaattaaatttaaaatttaactgaataTAAATAACACTGCAGGAAACATTATaacgtcaaaaaaaaattgtctagcTGGTTAAACAGCCAAatggttaatatttatttcacataatgctaaattataatttatatattgtttattattattttatttgttgttgactgttgtaataaatattaaatatattatatataatgtactagctgacccggcaaacgttgttttgccatataaattatttctaggGAATTTGTAGtgtagaaaaaaataaccaacttattataagtgtatatagGTAGATCAATTACCCGGCGTTGACCGGAAACAAATTcgtgacaaatgaaataaagccatgtattaccatttaccttcttaaatacataattatcgATAAGACATAAGGTTAGGAtactaaacttaaaaaaaactacgttttttgaaaagtaatttttattattttggaaaaatattacataactaccgattaaccaatatttctttataaactatattattagtattttcacCAGGGGCATAAATGTATAAGTTTTTTCTGAGCTTACACGGGAGCAGGCAACATAAAATTGTCCGTGAGTGAAGCATGGATCGCTGATGTCAATTCCTGCAACTTTCATTGTCTGTCCTTGTGCCTTATTAATTGACATAGCAAAACAAAGTTTTACTGGAAATTGGACACGTTTAAATTCGAAGGGGTACTCGTTTGTTATCATTGGTATTCTTGGGATATATACCATTTGACCACTCGCTGAGTCGGTAAGAATTTCAGCTTCaataaggttttttttcaaagataatatttttaatctggtTCTATTGCACAATTTGGGAGCATTTAAATTTCGCATGAGAATAATAGGCGCACCGATTTTCAAATCAAGTTTGTGTGGGGGGAGACCTGATGGATTTAATGAGTTAAGAAATTCAGTCGGGATATCTATAGCTTCATCTTGATTAGTAAGTGTATCTAtggaaatatagtttttttttatcagcttcGAACATGGAAAGAACTTTTTCGTTTATAATGTTGACGATGTCGTTTTTAGGGGCCAAAATTGCACGTTCACGGAGCCATTCATTGGATTTATTGGAAAGATGAGAAATTTCAGGATAAACTTTGTTGATTAAGTTATTTTGATCAAGAACCGAAATTGCAAATGtagaatttatttgtattatgctATCCTTATCATTCTGAAAAGTTCCGTCACCAATTTTCAAAAGATGTTGTGAGAAGAGCTCGGCATTATAATCACCACCAAAGTGTATACACATATTGGTTGTTAATCTCAAAGATGTTATGTAAGACCAAAGATAAGATGACTTTAGACAGGCGTTGATTTAATCACTTTTAGTGCCTTTAATAACAACTCCGCCCATTGGGcgatcattatttttaaaatccctCAGCGTTCTATCAAGTGCCTCAGGACCACCTTTATTCGCCATTGTTGATTCATCCCAAACAATAAAACGTGTCTCCCTTAATAATTTACCCAAAGAACTTTGTTTCTTCACACTACAAACTGGGCGTTCGTTAGTCTGAAGATCCAAAGGTAATTTGAAAGCGGAATGTGCTGTCTTGCCATTTTGTAATAATGTTTCTGCTATCCCGGAAGAAGCGACTGCTAATGAAATTATTCTCTCTACACGTAGCTTTGCAAGCCATAGATTCAGTATGAAGGTCTTGCCAGTTCCACCAGGAGcatcaagaaaaaataattctcCAGTATCTTGCAATACGCtttgtaaaatagtattataaacaaCTTGCTGATCGTTTGTTAACTTCGGCTCATTCTCCTGGATGTAATTTGAAAGTATATCATAATCATAAGAAGTTTCTGCAACATAAGCCCTATCTCTAAgaaaattatcatcattatcatcaGTTTGTAACGGTGATTCCATGTTAAAATCAGACAGCTTCTTTCCAGATATTTTCAGAAGAtcattttctattaatattaaagttttattgaaaatatatggaGTGACAGCTAAATCGTGATTTCCAGAACGATGCCTTTCTTGCTGCAAAATAtctaatgacatattatttttgtgattttcccACAGTTCTGTTAAATTAGTAATGTGGCAAAATGCTATCATAGTAACAAAAAGTTCTCTTAGATTCGACACTGATTGAAATAAAGCAGCTTCTTCAAGAGTAGAATTCCAATGACTTTCATCTTGTAACAGACCAAGCACTTGGCAAGCTCTTTGAAATGTAGGGTGGATAACGTTTTCAAcagtttttaaatctaaaaatgaagTTGGTCCACGGACGTGATGCAAAAGCAtacgtaaataataacattcaaCATTACTTGGGTGAACAGTGTATACTCGACCGAGCACATTGGATTTCTTGACTCCAGGGTATTGTACAATTGGCTCTCTTTGTTTTCTTCTATTGAAACGATTATTAGTAAAAGTATAGTAAGAAGGAACTTCAATATAAAGCAATGTTTTCGCGAATTCGTCATGGTGACAAAGTTCAAAAAAAGCCATAAGAGTGGTGTTTCTAACATTTTCAAGTCTTTCGCGAGCATTTTGATCGGTGAAATAGACGCGTTGGCCATTTTTAAGGTGTACTGAGAGTTGAAAAATTGCTGGTGACCGTTCGTGAATCGTAAAACCAAATATCCGCCATGCAG
This genomic window from Metopolophium dirhodum isolate CAU chromosome 1, ASM1992520v1, whole genome shotgun sequence contains:
- the LOC132939533 gene encoding uncharacterized protein LOC132939533, whose amino-acid sequence is MIHGPCGTFNMNSPCMQNGKCSKGFPKLFTIATQSGQDGYPKYRRLSPDDGGQTFQLRKSGNRMVTIDNRWIVPYSPLLLRVFDCHINIELCHSVKAIQYICSYINKGSDQAAFSVESRDEIKAFQNGRYISLSEAAWRIFGFTIHERSPAIFQLSVHLKNGQRVYFTDQNARERLENVRNTTLMAFFELCHHDEFAKTLLYIEVPSYYTFTNNRFNRRKQREPIVQYPGVKKSNVLGRVYTVHPSNVECYYLRMLLHHVRGPTSFLDLKTVENVIHPTFQRACQVLGLLQDESHWNSTLEEAALFQSVSNLRELFVTMIAFCHITNLTELWENHKNNMSLDILQQERHRSGNHDLAVTPYIFNKTLILIENDLLKISGKKLSDFNMESPLQTDDNDDNFLRDRAYVAETSYDYDILSNYIQENEPKLTNDQQVVYNTILQSVLQDTGELFFLDAPGGTGKTFILNLWLAKLRVERIISLAVASSGIAETLLQNGKTAHSAFKLPLDLQTNERPVCSVKKQSSLGKLLRETRFIVWDESTMANKGGPEALDRTLRDFKNNDRPMGGVVIKGTKSD